The nucleotide sequence TGAACCCATCCGCAGGCCCTTGAAGAAGAAATTGCCCATGTCGAAGGCAATCTGACCACGCTTCATCAGGTCGTCCGGTGATTTCGGGTCCTGCGGAACGAAGACACCCACCACGCCGATCTGCCCGGTAGCGCGAGTGGTCTTCACCAGGTTGTTCATGGTCAGGTTGGGGATCTCCTGTCCGCCGTGGTCGTGGCACTGCCAGCCCACACATTCGCAGCCCTTATCTGTACCCCGGCCGTTCGTCAGTTCCATGATCTGCTCGACTGGGTCGTGCTCGGCGTCGTTGACAGCAATCGCTCCGATCTGTTCGGCCAGTTTCAGGCGATCCTTGTGGCGGTCGACCACGATGACTTGCCGGGCCCCCTGAATCATGGCGGAGTAAGCGGCCATCAGCCCCACTGGTCCCGCCCCATAAATCGCAATGCTGTCACCGGGCATCAGATTGGCGAGCCGCGTGGCGTGCCAGCCCGTCGGAAAAATGTCGGCCAGCATCACATAGTCGTCCTCTTTCTCGGCGGCGTCCTCGGGGAGCTTCAGGCAGTTGAAATCACCGAAGGGCACCCGCAAGTACTGGGCCTGTCCACCCTGAAACGGGCCCATGTCGGCAAACCCGTAGGCAGCCCCGGCCTGACCCGGCGCCACCGTCAGGCAGGCTCCAGTCAACCCCTTTTCGCAGTTACGGCAGAAGCCACAGCCGATATTGAACGGCAGACAGACCTTGTCACCCACCTTAATGCGGTACACCGCCCGGCCGATTTCCACCACTTCACCCAGGTTTTCATGCCCAAGCACCCGCCCGCACTCGATGTCGGTGCGGCCCTCGTACATGTGCAGGTCGGAACCGCAGATGTTGGTACTCGTGATTTTCACCAGCACATCTGTGGGTTGCTCAATCTGGGGGTCGGCCACGTCGACAACGCGAACATCACGCGGTCCGTTGTAAATGACAGCTTTCATATGAAACCTCCAACTCCGGCGTATCGGTGACCCGGAGTCCCATTCCTGCTCTTGGTTCGTTCTGGCGTGGCGGGGACTTAGACCGCTTTGGGATTGATCGCGCTGGCCACTACCGTGAGCTGTTGGTCGGTTTCTTCCTCTTCCTTCAGGGTGGTTTCCAGCAGTTTGGCCGCCTTCTCCTCACCCAGCAGACCCGCATAGGTGGCGGCGGTGCCGTAGCTGGCGATTTCCAGGTGCTCGACCCGCTGCGCAGCCATGATCAGGGCGGCGTCGCGCACGATGCCCGGCTCGTTGCCGATGATGATTTCGTTACCTTCCCTCACCAGCCCGAGCATCGCGCCGCTGACCTTGCCGAGCGGAGACTCGCCCAAACCAGAGAAGATCTTTTCCAGGCGCTTGACATGTTCTTGCGTCTGCGTCAGGTGGAGTTCGAAGCCTTCTTTCAGCTTTGGCGTCACCGCCGACTGCGCCATCACGGGAAGCGCGATGAGCAGTTGCTGCTCCGCGGAGTAAAGGTCACGCAGAAGAGAGACGTATAGGTCATTGAGAGTGTGATAGGGCATGGTCATTCTCCTTGCGTCGCTGAGATCGTCTGGACGGGTGACAGAACAAAGCAATGACCTCGCGGGGTCTTCCCCGTGATTTTCTCTTGCTCTGCCTGTGGCGGTTGTTTCCCCGTTGCATTATGCACAAGTCAGGGTCAATCAGCGTTTAAGGCCCGTGAAGCATATCCCGGCAAAAGCTCATTCTCGAAACGCTCAGCACCTGACACTTTGGGAAATTGATGTGCTGGACGTTGGAAATGGCGTCCTGAGGAG is from Deinococcus wulumuqiensis R12 and encodes:
- a CDS encoding glutathione-independent formaldehyde dehydrogenase, producing MKAVIYNGPRDVRVVDVADPQIEQPTDVLVKITSTNICGSDLHMYEGRTDIECGRVLGHENLGEVVEIGRAVYRIKVGDKVCLPFNIGCGFCRNCEKGLTGACLTVAPGQAGAAYGFADMGPFQGGQAQYLRVPFGDFNCLKLPEDAAEKEDDYVMLADIFPTGWHATRLANLMPGDSIAIYGAGPVGLMAAYSAMIQGARQVIVVDRHKDRLKLAEQIGAIAVNDAEHDPVEQIMELTNGRGTDKGCECVGWQCHDHGGQEIPNLTMNNLVKTTRATGQIGVVGVFVPQDPKSPDDLMKRGQIAFDMGNFFFKGLRMGSGQANVKAYNRELRDLIHADRAKPSFLVSHRLPLEQAPDAYKNFDNRIDGWTKVILKPNE
- a CDS encoding ferritin-like domain-containing protein produces the protein MTMPYHTLNDLYVSLLRDLYSAEQQLLIALPVMAQSAVTPKLKEGFELHLTQTQEHVKRLEKIFSGLGESPLGKVSGAMLGLVREGNEIIIGNEPGIVRDAALIMAAQRVEHLEIASYGTAATYAGLLGEEKAAKLLETTLKEEEETDQQLTVVASAINPKAV